TGCGGAAGTGGCTCAGTGGTAGAGCATCGCCTTGCCAAGGCGAGGGTCGCGGGTTCGAATCCCGTCTTCCGCTCCAAGCATTCCTAAAGTTGACAAGAAGTCAGCTTTTTTTTATTGTATAAGAAAATATATTTACAGTATATGCTATAATCAAGCTATATACGGAGATTAGAGCATGGAGAAAATAATTGTATAACCTCAAGAGTATTTGACCAAAACCTAAGAACTAAGAGCTAGGAACTAAAAACTGAGACCTAAGAGCTGACTAAAAAGCTACTAACTACTTGCTACTAACCACTAACTAACAAATCGACGAAATCGACTTTGTTCTTGTATAAGAAAATATATTTATTAAAGGGAAGTACATTTAGTTATTCTGCAACTAACACGTTTTTTAGTACGTTTCTTTTTACGTTTTCTTTTACGTCTGCTTGCACGTTTTGTAATTTTACATTTTTAATTTTCAATTTTAATTGTTTTTGTTGTGCGTCTACTTCATCTAATTATTAATAAGGTTGCGACATTTACATTTATAAGCATATGACCATTGCAGTTGTCTGAAAATTTTAATGCACAATCATTAGTTTTTAAAAACATTATAGGATATAAATGCATACAAAGATAAATTCAGCAAAAAGTGATACAAACGTTGGAAAATGCAAGTTTAACATATATTTTAAAAATTTGTTTATATTTATATTACAAACATTTAAAAATGTGAATAGACGTGTAAATTTCAACGTTCATGTCAATGCAGGGGAGCTAGGCTGATAAAAATGCATTGAAACGCAGTGTTTTATTTGCTAAAATAACGATGTCGACATAAATCACGTTAACAAACCAAGCTGTGTTTGGCAAAATTGTTAGAAAATTCATCTCTTTTCAAACAATGCAGCTTTCTTAAAGCACAATGTCAATTCAACTTATTCGATGTTCTTATGTATTATTCGACAGCATAATTATACTTACTAGAGTTACATTTTTATTAGCTTTTATGCTAAGATTTATTCTATTAAAACATTATCAATTTTAAAGACAAGGGGAGGAAAACGTATGCCAAGAAACAAAAAATTAATTGTAGTAATCTCAGCTATTATGGTTTTTGCTTTAGCATTAGCAGGATGCGGGCAGAGCTCAAATGAGCAAGCAGGTGTTGAAAAAGATACATTAGTGGTTGCACAAAGTGCAGATGCAAAATCTTTAGACCCACATGCAACTAATGATTCAACATCATCAAATGTAGCTAAACAAATTTATAACACATTAGTAGAGTCTACTGAAGATATGGAAATAGTTCCAGGGTTAGCTAAAGAATGGGAACAAGTAGATGACTTAACATGGGAATTCAAATTAAGACAAGGTGTTAAATTCCACAATGGAGAAGAATTAAAAGCTAGTGATGTTAAGTTTACATTTGAAAGAATGCTTCAATCAAGTAAAGTAAGTCACATAGTTGAAGCGATTGATACAGTAGAAGTTGTTGATGATTATACTGTAAGAATTAAAACAAAAGAGCCATTTGGTCCATTATTAGCTCACTTAGCACACAGTGCATCTTCAATATTAAACGAAAAAGCTGTTAAAGAAGCTGGAGACAACTATGGACAAAACCCAGTAGGAACAGGTCCATTTAAATTCAAAAGCTGGCAAGCAGGTGACAATATAGTATTAGAAAGATTTGATGATTACTTCAGAGGACCATCTCAAATTAAACAAATAACTTATAGAGTTATTCCAGAAGGTACAAATAGAACAATCGCTCTTGAAACAGGAGAAGTTGACATAGCTTATGGTATTGAACCAATTGACCAAGATAGAGTAGCTAATCATGAAGATTTAGAATTATTAAAACAACCAGCATTAGCTATGTACTATGTAGGATTTAATGTAGAAAAAGAACCTTTTGATAACAAATTAGTAAGAAAGGCTATTAGCCATGCTATAAACACTGATGATATAATTGAAGCTGTATTAAATGGTGCCGGTGTTAAAGCAGTATCACCAATTGCACCAAGAGTATTTGGTTATAATGACCAGTTAGAAGGATATGAATACAATCCAGAAAAAGCAAAAGAGTTATTAAAAGAAGCAGGATACGAAAATGGATTTGAAACTAAGATTATGATTAGTGGTTCACAAGCTAATCAAATAGCACAGGTTGTACAAGCTCAGTTAAAAGAAGTTGGAATTGATGTAGCAATTGAACAAATCGAATGGGGAACTTATATAGATAAGACAGCTTCAGGAGACCATGAAATGTTCTTCTTAGGCTGGGGAACAGTTACAGCAGATGCTGACTATGGATTATATCCAATGTTCCACAGTGCATCAAAAGGAGCTGCTGGTAACAGATTCTTCTATGAAAATAAAGAGCTTGATGAGTTATTAGAAAAAGGTAAAACATCAACAGATCCAAAAGAAAGAGAAGAAGCTTATAAAAAAGCTCAAGAAATTATAGTTGACGATGCACCATTAGTGCCAACTCACTATAAGATTGAAACTGTAGGTATTCAAAAGAACGTAAAAGGATTTAAAATTCATCCAGCAGGACATCACAGTTTATACAATGTTCATTTTGAATAAAAAATAAAAAAGCTATGAGTGGGACCAATTAATGGTCCTGCTTTTGATTTCAAGAGTATTTTTAAAAAATATTAATAAAGTTATGACACAGCTTTAATTTTTACTAGTCGGAAGGAGGAATAAAATGGGTAAGTACATTGGACGTAGGTTATTACTACTTATCCCTGTATTATTAGGGGTTACATTTATAGTATTCTCAATAATGAGTTTCACTCCAGGTGACCCTGCTCAAATTATTCTTGGTGAGAGTGCTCCACCAGAAAAATTAGAACAGTTAAGAGAAGAGATGGGATTAAATGACCCATTTATTGTACAGTATTTTAGATTTGTAGGTAATGCAGTTAAAGGGGATTTTGGAAGGTCGTATACGTCAAATAGACCAGTTTTTGATGAGATATTTGCTAGATTCCCAGCAACATTAAAGTTAACAGTAGCAGGTATATTAGTTGCAATCATCATAGGTATTCCAGTAGGTATTATATCTGCAACTAGACAGTATTCATTATTTGATAATTTTAGTATGATTGGTGCATTATTAGGAGTTT
The genomic region above belongs to Caldisalinibacter kiritimatiensis and contains:
- a CDS encoding glutathione ABC transporter substrate-binding protein, encoding MPRNKKLIVVISAIMVFALALAGCGQSSNEQAGVEKDTLVVAQSADAKSLDPHATNDSTSSNVAKQIYNTLVESTEDMEIVPGLAKEWEQVDDLTWEFKLRQGVKFHNGEELKASDVKFTFERMLQSSKVSHIVEAIDTVEVVDDYTVRIKTKEPFGPLLAHLAHSASSILNEKAVKEAGDNYGQNPVGTGPFKFKSWQAGDNIVLERFDDYFRGPSQIKQITYRVIPEGTNRTIALETGEVDIAYGIEPIDQDRVANHEDLELLKQPALAMYYVGFNVEKEPFDNKLVRKAISHAINTDDIIEAVLNGAGVKAVSPIAPRVFGYNDQLEGYEYNPEKAKELLKEAGYENGFETKIMISGSQANQIAQVVQAQLKEVGIDVAIEQIEWGTYIDKTASGDHEMFFLGWGTVTADADYGLYPMFHSASKGAAGNRFFYENKELDELLEKGKTSTDPKEREEAYKKAQEIIVDDAPLVPTHYKIETVGIQKNVKGFKIHPAGHHSLYNVHFE